In the genome of Zootoca vivipara chromosome 6, rZooViv1.1, whole genome shotgun sequence, the window CTGTCAAAGGGTTTGTTCCACAAAGCCATCTCTGAAAGTGGCGTTTCTGTTATGGAAGCTCTCACAGAGGTTAATCAACAAGAGTTTGCAAAGGTCAGTGTTTGAAAATAGCCCTGGTAATATAGACGGAATTGGCGAGGGAGGGCAGCTAGAGCTGAGCGTGTGTGCTGGTCCAAGGAGTTGCCTTTTGGAGCTGTGTTGCACTTTctaaaaccaaaaaaccaaaacatgaaGTGGCCTGTTTCATAGGGTGACATGCAACTGTCTCAGGGTTCTTACACCTGTCTCaggatgtgtgtgggggggtgcgtGTGTTGCACACTTGGTTACTGTGCATGGCGTTGAAGCGTTCTCCTCTGCCATCCTCTGCTCCTTTTGTTTACACCTCGCTGTGTCCACACAAGTATTAAAAATATTTGTGCTTCTCCTGATGGAGCAGAACGGCCTGTTCTTTCCGATGCTCAGCCAGGACTGGTTTCTTTCTCATGGTTGCAGAAAATTGCTGCCACCGCTGATTGTCCAACATCCAACTCAGTCGAGATGATTCGTTGCCTCAAGGGAAAGACAGAGAACGAGATCCTACAGGCGACTCTCAAGATGGTAAATGTGCAGCAATCTGATGCTGCCCTCTGCATAGATAGAGAGATAAAAGTTTTGATAGAGGTTAAGGAATCTCAGAGTGGAACTAGAtggagagatgatgatgataataataataataataataataataataataataataataataatggcgcAATCATTTTTAGTCCTCCTATCCTTGTTCCATCACTGCATGAGAATCGAGCAGGCTTAGTGGCCATGAAACGTTACTAGTTGGGAGGTGGGAAGCACTACAGGtaagggagcagggagagagtaGAATGCCCTGTGTTAGTGGAGCTCCTCACACCTTGGAGCCTGTCCAGCAGGCTGGCAGCACAAGCCCAGAAGAGAAGCTGCTCCTGCAAATGTCCCGCTGGTTGTTTAATCCTCTTCCTTCCAAGGCAGCATCTGCTCCTGGGGCTTTGCCCTCTTCTGCCCTGTGCACCCATTGTTTTCCTATGGGTGGGACAATTTATCAGTGATTTATGTCTGCAGACCTTTCAATAGGAAAAAGACCATGTGACACctgtcctctccccttcccccttcctgtgatTGCAGGATTTAACCAGAATCCATCTTGGCGCAGAAGAAAAAGTGAGTAAATCAACGGGATGAGGATGGCCTGAGGGGAGGGAAGCAAGTGAAGAACACTTACCATGAGAACAGGCACCAACAGCAGCCGACTGAGGGCAGCTCTAAGCCTGCTTCTTTTCCAAACTGCAGGCGAGAGTTCTCTGCACCTCAGGATCCATAAATCGAATCCGGGTGCACACTTTTATGTGCCTGGATGCGCCCCCCCCATTCTGTGTAAAGATAAGAGTCACGTCCATTGCTCTTCCCCCCTTCTGCATCTGCCCCCACCTACTATTGGCATCGGCTCTCAGAAGGCTGTTTATAtggcaatgtggccctcaagctgaaaaagacTCCCCAGCTCCATTTTGTAAGATGGCCTGTAATCTTGTTGATGTTAAGTACCAGCATcctagttcttcttcttcttcttcttcttctttttaatggaacCGGACCTCTTTGTACAGGCGTGGCCTAATTTAAAATGTTCCCTGGTGCCCCCAAAATTGAAACCACCCCTCTTGACATATCTGGCTCTGTGCATTAATGAtacctcagcttcacctaccTAGCTGGCCCTGTGCATAGAACAGACAGCATTTCTGAGGAAGCAGCCTTGGATTTGGACTTCCTACTTAACAAGCTAAACTTTGCTCCCCCACAAGGCTACCTCTCCCTGTGTCATTGGTGCCAAAGGGcaccactgggaattgtagttctgtgagagagataagctacagttcccaagaatcTTTGGGAGCGGGGAAATGTGCTTCTAAGatatgggtgtgggtgtgggtgtatgaAGCCTGAGATAGTCATCTTGTGCCATTTGATGCTGCAAAACCTTCCCTTCTTGCCGCTGATGGAGAGGTAGGCTTCTGCAGAAGACAAAGCCTGGGGCAGTAGCTCCTGATCCAGCTCCAGTCTCACAGAACAGCCCATGGAGCCCCACCCAGCTGGCTAAACAGAGCCAGCCTGGTCAACCAGGGCTGGCCCTTTTCTCGTGGACTTTTCATGGCATTGACCCTTTTGTGGGTCACAAACAGGCTTCATCACAAGAATTGCCTCCTGCCTTTAAGAGCAAGAGGAAAATCAGAACATTGGACATATTTATGTTAGGCATAAATGAAAGTTCCAGCCCTGAAGACGGAAGCAAAAGCAaataactggttgttgttgttttattccctcctccctccagcacATTGTGTTCTACATTGCAAGTGTTGATGGTGTATTTCTTCCAAAACACCCTAAGGATCTCCTTGAAGAGAAAAGGATCAATAATGTTCCATACATCATAGGTGTCAATAATCATGAAGCGGGATGGCTTATTCCTAATGTAAGACATTGTGTATTTTATTGCACCTTTCTGGAGCCCCCTAGTGCTCACATCTAGAACTAGAAGCTCTGTTTCTCCTCCTTTAGATGCTGCAGTTGCCGGATGCCACGAAGGGGCTTGACAGAGAGACGGTCACTCTTGTGCTGCGCAGCTCAGAGCAAATCTTGGTAAGGGGGTTTCTCAGACTGATTGACTTTCTCATGTCATTAGCCGTACTTTCCCCAAGTGAATTGTTGCTTGGGGTGGCAAGGAGAAGAGAGGCTTTATGGAGATGCTTTATATCTACTGGCAGCTTTCTGGCCGTCTAAAGAATTCTTTTGAGCATCTTCATCAAGGGGATGGCAGGGAAGGGAAATTCCCGGCAGAAGGGAATACGTAATGTGGTTCTGTGTTGCCCTTGTCCTTGATTATGGGGGAAGCTATGTTTTCAATAACTCTTCCTGCCTTTATCTGCCCATTGCAGGGTGTCGCTCCGGAACACGTTCCTATAGTTGCCAACGAATATCTGAAGGATGTTAGTGACCCTGTACAGCTCAGGGACCAACTTTTTGAGCTGCTAGGAGATGTGGTATTTGTTGCTCCAGCCATCCTAACAGCGAATCTCCACAGAGGTCAGTTGCTGTCAGAGTTGCTACATCACAGGTGGCCTTTGCTGGGCCAGTAGAAGCAAGCTAGCTGCTCACTGGGAATGAGGCATAAATTGGGATTCGTTAGGATTTCAACATGAACCTcaccaattcacactttctgaaacaaatgtACAAAGTGAAACATAGCTGACATTCAAAATTAGCATTTCTCccaattttgtgatgcaattctcccACCAAATAGTGTGTGCGTCTGGGGAAagtttgaaggaaaaaaatccatatattagtgtcacataaaaatgcattctgttagaataaattgcttgcaaaaatgtgtcattAAGAGAAACGTGCACTAAAAAGCTTgtggattttcatgagaacttaacaaaaacatttcaaaaaatgtgGAGCGGCTTCCCCCCGAATTGATTACCTCCTCCATCCAAGATGTCTCCACTCATGACAGCTGCAGATGCTGAGCCCAGGTTTGTTGGTGTGTGAAGCATTTATTTGCTCCCACCGCTGAGCTGCTGGCCTTCAGCATTCACTTCCTGTGGGCTGTGGCTCTCTCTATCAGGAACTCTGGTTTTCAGTGTGAAGTCTGCGAAATAGTGGGTATGCTAGTTGAGAGAACATCCCCTGGAACCTCCACAGCTCATGGAAAGAAGTCAAGAGTCTAGGTAAGTTCCAAGAGTTACTGAGCCCAAGGAAAGGCTTTTCTTTCTGGTTTTGTATATAACTTATGTGCTCCAAACTCAAGGTCTGAATGCTATGAAGAGTTTTTAAATGGAGATGAAAGCATTTTGACAGAGGCTTCACTTTCcttggatgcacacacacacactattttttgGTCCCACTGTCACCTCTGGTTTTGGAAACaattaaaaactcttcaaagCCTCTTTCTCCAGAGGCAAAGTGAAGTGAACACCTGCCCCACAAGCAGTGACCCCCCTTCAAACTGTCATCAGCTCTCTGAAAAATGACTTCCGGTTCCAGTTCCAAAATCAAGAGTGGGGAATTAAAACTGGCTCACAGACTGAATCCAGAACTTCTCCCCCACAGCAGACCATTCTGGACCCAAATGGAaaggtttttgtaaataaataaataaattttagtttTCCTTCTGTCTTCTTCCACCAGCCACTCACTCAACatgttgctttgttgtttttttttggggggggggggataatgtgCCAGAGATTGCCCCCTTCTAACAacgtctttgttttgttttccagatgCTGGCTACCCGACCTTTGTGTATGAATTTCAGCACCGTCCAAGTTCATCCCTGGGCTTTAAACCGGACTATGTTAAAGCGGACCACGGTGATGAAATTGTCTTTGTCTTCGGGAAGCCTTTCTTAGCAGGTGAGGTGCTTCTGCTCTCTAAAActttttacatttcatttttaGCAATTAATGATATTTTGGTTTCGTCTGCAAACGATGGGCATGTAATCACATCTAAACAGGATGTTTAAACCTCGGGATTGCTGGTGGTCACAGAGGGGCTGCGGGTGGCCGCATTCTGAAGACTCTTAAATTGTTGTCAGAGGCTGATCCACATGCAACTTGTTAACAGCAGTCAGTTTTTAAGGTTGTGAAGGTATGAGCCGCCGTCGCCAATCCAACacttcccacccctctctcttctgGTCCTGGCATCCCAGCATTGATTGCATGAGTGACTATCAAGAGGAGTGAAGTTATGGAGGAAAGCTGCAGGAGTTCCATTTTCACCAAGCAGTGAAGGTCTTTCGAAGCTTGTCTCCCtaattacggtgtggtatgctggtttgacagccacggacagagaGTCCCTAAGGAGGggggtgaagacagcacacgatatcgtgggctgtcccctgagtccgctagatgttatcacGGGAGACCGTTGTCTCAGAAGagtgaggaacattctcagggatgactcacaccctggccagcaccttttaaatctcctcccctcccgcccATGATATAagctgcaccaacaggttaaagaacagtttctacccacggggccgtgaggctgctgaatggaagacatcaacattgcagctgacattcAGGGTTGCTGGtaactgagagattggggggggggaaggggctcgtttaatctcactgtaaacaagtggtacagtgacaataaagtatttctatttctaatcTCTAGGACTCCTTAGTGAGTATCTTGTGACTCCAGCTGCAATCAAACAGAACAAAAGTGACCTACACTattggccaaaattgtggaaaccttttgggaaaagtgtatttctgaggtttgatggctcataacaccacttcaGGCccagctcgcccattgactctagtgacgcgttgcgccagggcacctgggcgatcagggggcactgaggggcgccccagcaagtgggggagctgcgcggcgacctcccttttccctccaccagccgcgccgggagagcagggagggaagcgagcggaacaggggcactaggaccccgttccgctctgcagcgccagggtcatccctcaccccggcgctgcgtttcattggtagaggcgacgccacatggcagcacctctaccaatgaaacgcagtgccctgttggcgggaaggaaatgGCTGTGGATCCAGCAAGCGCTGGAGTTGCGGGAGACGGCCGGGAAGGCCCCGGCGcgacccggcctgcccaggcaccccggcccgctgggagaagggaggaaggccacgTGGAGCAGCGGTGCCCCTCCCCCACTTAATCCGGCATCGGACAGacgggcggcctccggcacagcgcagcCCCACTGTAAGGTGTgtgggccgccgtgaggctccccccGCCACCCGGCATGCCAGGtaagagttgtttttttaaaaaaagagttggggggcgcccgagggaaccctgcaccagggcgcccaatgaccttaagacggccctgcacccttttttggagtaataccataaaattatatatcaatggaaagataatttaatgaagaatataATGCagcaaagtttgttcaattatctgtattctatcaaatatgcagtagctttccttcatttgaatgtagccaatgagcatgagtgcTTAGAGAGCCATCTAACTttggaaatacacttttcccaaaaggcttccacaattttggccactagtgtattaAGGGCTAGGTGGCCTGTAGCAATGTATACCAATATGATCTAactcatttttttctgttgtaCCCCCTCAAGAGCCACTCTGTGTGTTATGAAGCTATTATTGTTACGCAAGAGAAACTGAATTATTTCTGTATACAGGCTGAGCATAAGGGCTCATAGCATTAACACTCTACCTCCCCATTAGGTTTCCAAGAGGATCTCCAAAGCCTCGTCTTTGGTTTCACAGAGAGCAAGAAACCAGCCACCCAGTCCTATAACAATATTTTATATTGCCCTTTTGTTGTAGATTTTTATTATTGTGATAGTATTATTgtattgcatttttgcatttttgcatgtgatATACATAGAAAAggtagaaaaggtaaaggacccctggccagtcaagtccagtcaaaggcgattaagggtgtgtggctctcatctcactttcaggccaagggagccggtgttggtccacagctttccaggtcatgtggccagcatgactgaatcGCTTCTGGTACAGCGGAACACCATGGTTGTATCCAATGGGTGAAATTCAGTGAagctttattcagagtagacccactgcaattattaatttactctgagtaaaagttgaaAACTATCCCATAatctttaaaaatggtttacatCTATATTTTTGACTCTTGTCTGCAGGTGATGCTacagaggaagagaaaaggctGAGCAAAACGGTTATGAAATATTGGGCTAATTTTGCTCGCAGTGGGTGagtaatagaatagaatagaatagaatgctGATGTTGTGTTACTGTAATATAGGCCTTTTTGAACCAGTGggtgcattttgaattttgagagaatGTTATGGGCaaaagtcacaaaatggctgccatgagggtgtggcataacacaaatgcCATAACACAAAATTAAACCACAGTCATTGCtcctttactctctctctctcacacacacactcctccaggGAAACCTATTGCTTAGCCTGCGAAGCCAGCTACAGTATATCCTGCTAGCCCTCGTTGTGGAgatacagctgttaaaggcagaaTAACCCTGTTTTTTCTCTCCAGTGTCAATCCTACACTAAAGTCTAGGCTGCCATCagatacccacttacctggaagtaagctccattaaacACTTACTTTGAAGGAGGCATATAAACCCTTGTACTGTAAGTGAAAATATAGCAAATTCTTAAGGAGGGCCTGGCCTCCAGCTCCTGCAGAACAGGAGACATACCTTggcctctttgaaaaaaaattcacCATTTGATTTTGCCATTTTGGGTGAGGAATTATTTAACATTCACACACACTTACTGTGTAGTATTTGCAGTAAAATAACTTCTAGGTGGGGGCCCACCACAGAAAAAAAATGCATCCCTGTTGctggagaaaaaggaaggatAAACTACAGAGATTTCAAGGACCACTAGAAATATGTAAGTGAAGAAAGCACACTAAAGGCAAGTGGACATTAGCAGCTATTTAGGACCCTGGGGATCCTTACTGCATGATGGCCAAACATCTCATTTATCAATCAGAGATCTGACTTCACTTGGCAGATGGAAGATGCCATGCTGGCTCATTTCAGACAAATTACTTAAAATGATGCCTGCACATTTTGGTTGATAACTTTCTTTTTAGGAAGATCAGAGACTACCTGAATAAAAAAGATTGGAAGTTTGGAGTCCAGGGACTCCAACAAGTGTTTGCACATAAGGGCTGGTGGCCCCTGTC includes:
- the LOC118087254 gene encoding fatty acyl-CoA hydrolase precursor, medium chain isoform X2, which produces MCLQDPEMGQMLSDMFTNKKEKVSLSISEDCLYLNIFTPAHSDKNSKLPVMVWIHGGGLLVGAASTYDGSALAAFENVVVVAIQYRLGILGFYSTGDDFARGNWGLLDQVAALQWVQENIAAFGGDPGSVTIFGESAGGFSVSAHVLSPLSKGLFHKAISESGVSVMEALTEVNQQEFAKKIAATADCPTSNSVEMIRCLKGKTENEILQATLKMDLTRIHLGAEEKHIVFYIASVDGVFLPKHPKDLLEEKRINNVPYIIGVNNHEAGWLIPNMLQLPDATKGLDRETVTLVLRSSEQILGVAPEHVPIVANEYLKDVSDPVQLRDQLFELLGDVVFVAPAILTANLHRDAGYPTFVYEFQHRPSSSLGFKPDYVKADHGDEIVFVFGKPFLAGDATEEEKRLSKTVMKYWANFARSGNPNSAGLVNWPLYDAAEQYLEIGLKQKPAKKLKEQAVNFWTKTLPEKIAESQRRTEL